The Leptospirillum ferriphilum genome contains a region encoding:
- a CDS encoding glutaredoxin family protein encodes MAKVSVIYADWCSSCPATKSFWKSLRNDIPFQYEEINIDSERGKELAQRHSIQSVPTTLVNGRVYFVGKPEKSRAIHLLKTLK; translated from the coding sequence ATGGCCAAGGTTTCGGTCATCTATGCCGACTGGTGTTCAAGTTGTCCGGCAACAAAATCCTTCTGGAAATCCCTGAGAAACGATATTCCCTTTCAATATGAGGAAATCAACATCGATTCCGAACGGGGAAAAGAACTGGCTCAACGTCACTCCATTCAGTCGGTTCCGACAACCCTCGTCAACGGAAGGGTGTATTTTGTCGGGAAGCCAGAAAAATCCCGGGCCATTCACCTCCTGAAAACGCTTAAGTAA
- a CDS encoding cytochrome b N-terminal domain-containing protein → MKKSHSDSRVIQYLDERIRLRSLLRFLLEEPMPGGARWAYVFGSMVLFTLILQFVTGVMLAFYYGGTPDHAWDSVNYIDHLHYGSLDVGRLIRGFHYWGASIMVVLVGIHLLQVFLWGAYKRPREIMWLVGVILLALTMTAAFTGYLLPWDERAYWGTIVGTNMIGLVPVVGPLLKSAIRGGSGLGALTLSHFFAIHTMMLPSLFILFVVFHLVIFRRVGPAGPFRGSSSTLEAQKEYFYPRQVLMDALAMLAVFVLIASLSVLFPPGLEAMANPANSSYSPTPAWYFDWIFELLKMIRPEILGVIGLPAIIALVLVMLPFVDKRPERSPFHRPVAVLSMLLVLGSMLGLSIAAEAGFKKLVPLDPAAVKKGKIVFEHSGCMGCHTVMGKGGHIGPDLSEEGLVGHSEHWLIVQFINSSAHFPGSPMPPFTFLTPQERHDLAQYVSSLGRTGWPDTTR, encoded by the coding sequence ATGAAAAAATCCCATTCCGACAGTCGGGTCATTCAATATCTCGATGAACGCATTCGTTTAAGGTCGCTGCTCCGTTTTCTTCTCGAAGAGCCCATGCCTGGAGGAGCTCGCTGGGCTTATGTTTTCGGAAGTATGGTTCTCTTTACTCTCATCTTGCAGTTTGTCACCGGCGTCATGCTGGCGTTTTATTACGGTGGCACTCCCGATCATGCCTGGGACAGCGTCAACTACATCGATCACCTTCACTACGGAAGTCTGGACGTTGGACGACTGATCCGGGGGTTTCATTATTGGGGTGCTTCGATCATGGTTGTGCTGGTGGGGATACATCTTCTCCAGGTGTTTTTATGGGGAGCCTACAAAAGGCCCAGGGAAATCATGTGGCTGGTCGGCGTCATTCTCCTGGCCCTGACCATGACGGCCGCTTTTACAGGGTATCTTCTTCCCTGGGACGAGCGGGCATATTGGGGAACGATCGTCGGAACAAACATGATTGGCCTTGTTCCAGTCGTGGGACCGCTTCTGAAAAGTGCCATCCGCGGAGGGAGTGGTCTGGGAGCGTTGACGCTCTCCCATTTCTTTGCCATTCACACCATGATGCTCCCATCGTTGTTTATCCTGTTCGTCGTGTTTCATCTGGTCATTTTTCGTCGTGTCGGACCGGCGGGGCCTTTTCGGGGATCCTCCTCCACGCTGGAAGCCCAGAAAGAGTATTTCTACCCCAGACAGGTGTTGATGGATGCTCTCGCCATGCTGGCCGTTTTTGTCTTGATTGCCAGTCTGTCTGTTCTCTTCCCGCCCGGCCTGGAAGCGATGGCCAATCCGGCCAATTCGTCCTACAGTCCGACTCCGGCATGGTATTTTGACTGGATCTTCGAGCTTCTGAAAATGATTCGTCCGGAGATTCTGGGCGTTATCGGACTGCCGGCAATCATCGCCCTGGTTCTCGTGATGTTGCCTTTTGTGGATAAAAGGCCGGAGCGCTCTCCTTTTCATCGTCCGGTAGCCGTTTTGTCCATGCTTTTGGTTCTGGGAAGTATGCTGGGGTTGTCCATTGCCGCGGAAGCCGGATTCAAGAAGCTCGTGCCCCTTGATCCGGCCGCCGTGAAGAAGGGAAAAATTGTTTTCGAGCATTCGGGCTGCATGGGCTGCCATACGGTGATGGGAAAGGGGGGACATATCGGCCCTGACCTTTCAGAAGAAGGTCTGGTTGGTCATTCGGAACACTGGCTGATCGTTCAGTTTATCAATTCTTCGGCCCACTTTCCGGGTTCTCCAATGCCGCCCTTTACCTTTCTGACACCACAAGAGAGGCATGATCTGGCCCAGTATGTCTCCTCTTTGGGGCGGACCGGATGGCCGGATACGACGCGCTAG
- a CDS encoding ubiquinol-cytochrome c reductase iron-sulfur subunit, producing the protein MRQEVIFRMGIPVQNASGQVIGTLEKLVFLETEKKITEIVVRDLSGLKRVPLAWVQEISEHVLVLNHPGHLEDLPVFDISQFEEVPTWFYPPGYRLELGSLLTLKPCDERFLGEEEALSRRDFMARSTVLVATLIGISLVVPIGGYVLAAAKTKLSDHWTTLTVRIDQLPMDEPVSHTFNAVSVSGWMRVPVVRTVWLIRHSGVTDPMSRSEDLVLGLDSPLEKKDSSPLLTVLSPICPHLGCSPQWFSDKKLFICPCHHSIYELNGKRIGGPAPRPMDQLPVRIHKSGEISILYEEFQVGTPQKIRLS; encoded by the coding sequence ATGCGCCAGGAAGTCATCTTTCGCATGGGCATTCCAGTCCAGAATGCCTCGGGGCAAGTCATCGGGACGCTGGAAAAGCTCGTTTTTCTGGAGACCGAAAAAAAAATTACGGAGATTGTCGTACGGGATCTTTCCGGGCTCAAGCGCGTTCCTCTTGCCTGGGTCCAGGAAATATCCGAGCACGTTCTGGTCCTCAATCATCCCGGTCATCTCGAGGATTTGCCCGTCTTCGATATTTCCCAGTTCGAGGAGGTCCCCACATGGTTCTACCCTCCGGGATACCGGCTCGAACTGGGATCGCTTCTGACCCTCAAACCCTGTGACGAACGGTTTCTCGGAGAGGAGGAAGCGTTGTCGCGGCGGGATTTCATGGCAAGGAGCACCGTTCTTGTTGCCACGTTGATCGGGATCAGCCTGGTCGTTCCCATTGGTGGTTATGTTCTGGCGGCGGCAAAAACAAAGCTTTCCGATCATTGGACCACGCTCACGGTCCGCATTGATCAGTTGCCGATGGACGAACCCGTCTCCCACACGTTCAATGCGGTGTCTGTCAGCGGATGGATGCGCGTGCCGGTCGTCCGGACGGTGTGGCTCATTCGGCATTCCGGTGTGACGGATCCCATGTCTCGTTCAGAGGATCTGGTTTTGGGTCTGGATTCTCCATTGGAGAAAAAAGATTCTTCTCCTCTCCTGACAGTGCTCTCTCCCATCTGCCCACATTTGGGCTGCTCACCTCAATGGTTTTCCGACAAGAAACTGTTTATCTGTCCCTGCCACCACTCGATTTATGAATTGAACGGCAAGCGTATCGGTGGCCCGGCGCCGCGACCAATGGACCAGTTGCCCGTCCGCATTCATAAAAGCGGAGAGATCTCCATCCTCTACGAAGAGTTTCAGGTCGGAACGCCTCAGAAAATCCGTTTGTCCTGA
- the recG gene encoding ATP-dependent DNA helicase RecG — protein sequence MDKPVLSLVSPLHVVPDIGKKRAEKLELAGYRTVLDLLYCFPFRYEDRRAAPSIRQLVTGKPSGFVARVRDIRKKALRNFRVPVIEADLEDGSGEVRAVWFGQEYLLKTLPPGSMGFFYGKPEISAYDGLLTLRSPVVEKMDEEKKGQKSFHVNRIVPVYHESHGLSSSFFRKTIGIVLTSLWGNGFEPLPHSVLTSLGIMGWFPAIVGMHFPRTPPVEGDIDSLLLPEYPPRRRFIFEELFFLEFLMGFKKKEIRLSSRSRNRQTPESAETAFRESLPYALTEAQKRACREIASDMSKPSPMNRLLLGDVGSGKTVVAAWGVYLSFCGGMQSALMAPTEVLAQQHYASLTSLLKPHGIRTALLTQSVKKSEKRTLMEAVHRGDVDFVVGTHALIQDALVFSSLGYIVVDEQHKFGVEQRKTLIQKGENPDVLVMTATPIPRSLALSYFGDLDLSVLDERPPGRQPVKTDIVAKNRRECFWDESVAPALDRGEQVFVVYPLIEESEEENIRDATSMFGTLSQKWPSVATGLLTGKMPWEEKAAVMEAFRSGKIRLLVSTTVVEVGVDIPGATVMVVENAERFGLAQLHQLRGRVGRGSLPGTCYLIPGPDASRESAGRLEILAQTEDGFQVAEEDLRLRGPGEFIGTRQSGLPMFQVASLVRDVDILLLAREQASMFLEPSSRELVEHSWEWTTLMNFIQNRYPGVQEWLMIR from the coding sequence ATGGATAAGCCCGTTCTCTCTCTCGTCTCTCCCCTCCATGTTGTTCCCGATATCGGGAAGAAAAGAGCCGAAAAACTGGAGTTGGCAGGGTATCGGACCGTCCTCGATCTGCTCTACTGTTTCCCTTTTCGGTATGAAGACCGCCGGGCGGCTCCATCGATTCGGCAGCTTGTCACGGGAAAACCGTCCGGATTTGTGGCACGTGTCAGGGACATCCGGAAGAAAGCCCTTCGGAATTTTCGGGTCCCTGTGATTGAGGCGGACCTCGAAGACGGTTCGGGAGAAGTCCGGGCTGTCTGGTTTGGTCAAGAGTATTTGCTCAAGACTTTGCCCCCCGGATCCATGGGATTCTTTTATGGGAAGCCGGAAATCTCGGCCTACGACGGCCTTCTGACGCTCCGTTCGCCCGTCGTTGAGAAAATGGATGAAGAGAAGAAGGGGCAAAAAAGCTTTCATGTCAACCGGATTGTTCCGGTCTACCATGAATCCCATGGCCTTTCTTCGTCCTTCTTTCGCAAAACCATCGGGATTGTCCTGACCTCTCTCTGGGGGAATGGTTTCGAGCCATTGCCCCATTCGGTTCTCACCAGCCTTGGGATCATGGGGTGGTTCCCGGCGATTGTCGGGATGCATTTTCCCAGGACTCCTCCTGTGGAGGGAGACATCGATTCCCTCCTTCTCCCCGAATATCCTCCACGCAGGCGCTTTATTTTTGAGGAGCTTTTTTTTCTTGAATTTTTGATGGGGTTCAAGAAAAAAGAGATCCGGCTCTCCTCCCGTTCCCGGAACCGACAGACGCCCGAAAGCGCTGAAACAGCCTTTCGAGAAAGTCTTCCCTATGCTCTGACGGAAGCGCAGAAGCGAGCCTGTCGGGAAATCGCTTCGGATATGTCAAAGCCTTCTCCCATGAATCGCCTCCTTCTGGGGGATGTCGGTTCTGGAAAGACGGTTGTGGCGGCCTGGGGGGTCTACTTGTCTTTTTGTGGCGGGATGCAGTCTGCCCTGATGGCACCCACAGAGGTTCTGGCGCAGCAACACTATGCTTCGCTCACTTCCCTTCTGAAGCCGCACGGGATCCGGACAGCTCTTCTGACACAGTCCGTGAAAAAATCGGAGAAACGGACCCTGATGGAAGCCGTGCACCGGGGTGACGTGGATTTTGTCGTTGGGACCCATGCCCTGATCCAGGATGCCCTTGTTTTTTCCTCTCTTGGGTATATCGTCGTGGATGAGCAGCACAAGTTTGGCGTTGAGCAAAGGAAAACCCTTATCCAGAAAGGGGAAAACCCCGATGTTCTCGTGATGACTGCGACACCGATCCCACGCTCTCTTGCCCTTTCCTATTTTGGAGATCTGGACCTCTCTGTCCTGGATGAACGACCGCCCGGAAGGCAGCCGGTGAAGACGGACATTGTCGCAAAAAACCGGCGGGAATGTTTTTGGGACGAATCCGTCGCACCGGCCCTCGACAGGGGGGAACAGGTGTTCGTCGTCTATCCTCTTATTGAAGAATCCGAAGAGGAAAATATCCGGGATGCGACTTCCATGTTCGGAACCCTTTCCCAGAAATGGCCTTCTGTAGCAACCGGGCTCTTGACGGGAAAAATGCCATGGGAGGAAAAAGCTGCCGTTATGGAAGCATTTCGATCCGGCAAGATTCGCCTTCTGGTATCGACGACAGTTGTTGAAGTCGGAGTGGACATTCCGGGTGCGACGGTCATGGTCGTGGAAAATGCCGAACGGTTTGGACTGGCTCAGCTCCATCAATTACGGGGAAGAGTCGGGAGGGGAAGTTTGCCGGGTACCTGCTATCTGATTCCCGGACCCGACGCATCGCGGGAATCCGCCGGTCGTCTTGAAATACTTGCCCAGACAGAGGATGGGTTTCAGGTTGCCGAAGAAGATCTCCGCCTCAGGGGGCCGGGAGAGTTTATCGGGACCCGACAATCCGGTTTGCCGATGTTTCAGGTGGCCAGTCTTGTTCGGGATGTCGACATCTTGCTTCTGGCTCGAGAACAGGCTTCAATGTTCCTTGAGCCGTCCTCCAGAGAGCTGGTTGAACATTCCTGGGAGTGGACGACGCTGATGAACTTTATCCAGAATCGCTATCCGGGAGTCCAGGAATGGCTCATGATCCGTTAA
- a CDS encoding Rid family detoxifying hydrolase, producing the protein MNSDKRGAGVPKPVGPYSVFREAEGWIFISGQIGLDPATGKIVEGGVEAETRRILSNIESIFLQTGIDWENCLKTTIYLVDIQDFEKVNEIYGRTLREPFPARSTVGVSALPKGARVEMEAIARKPAP; encoded by the coding sequence TTGAATTCTGATAAGCGGGGGGCGGGGGTTCCCAAGCCGGTGGGTCCATATTCGGTTTTCCGTGAGGCGGAGGGCTGGATCTTCATTTCGGGGCAGATCGGGCTGGATCCTGCCACCGGAAAGATCGTCGAAGGGGGGGTGGAAGCGGAAACCCGGCGGATTTTGTCCAACATAGAGAGTATTTTCCTGCAAACGGGCATCGATTGGGAAAATTGCCTGAAAACAACAATTTATCTGGTCGATATACAGGATTTTGAGAAGGTCAATGAAATTTATGGAAGAACTTTAAGGGAGCCGTTTCCTGCCCGGTCGACTGTGGGGGTAAGTGCCTTGCCGAAAGGGGCCAGGGTCGAAATGGAAGCGATCGCGAGAAAGCCGGCTCCGTAG
- a CDS encoding YncE family protein, with the protein MKTFVAFLLVSLLSLTASVEAASVTPSTPAASAKKPVETDPEKGHFQTVFEHAFSFQKIRTDLDLSDNWLFLTLYRDREAAHIDLTTGKQIGVDAHLRDPVFVAFDPKTRNLLVAQGNSRDYYVVPVGRSGPPLSVRTGLNPSWVGGDPSLGYYVLAGAVHLLYRLDKREGRPLDWTALGDRVRHVTLDTEKKRALFPLYRKERLMAVSLPSFHRQTDVDLGNCDHPRQALFGAGSPETEVLVLCRDGIYSGNPALEDFHRLSRFRKSSGMMVRIGKTSLLAISFPKSRMIRLWSEKTHHFIRTLHLDGRPVFLQGIPGTLDFLLVLDNPLDRESRVSRMRWVPDDNGDLLLPPSGAGELSAPSVKSFNPPGTSGTGNKGNTPLPANIRN; encoded by the coding sequence ATGAAAACCTTCGTCGCTTTTCTCCTTGTGTCGCTTCTTTCCCTCACCGCGAGTGTGGAAGCCGCTTCTGTCACACCCAGCACTCCTGCTGCTTCAGCAAAGAAACCGGTAGAAACAGACCCCGAAAAGGGTCACTTTCAGACTGTTTTCGAGCACGCTTTTTCATTTCAGAAGATCCGGACAGACCTGGACCTTTCCGATAACTGGCTGTTTTTGACCCTGTACCGGGACCGGGAAGCCGCCCATATCGATCTGACAACCGGAAAACAGATCGGAGTGGATGCGCATCTGCGGGATCCCGTCTTCGTTGCGTTTGACCCCAAAACGAGGAATCTCCTGGTCGCTCAGGGGAATTCCCGGGATTATTATGTTGTTCCTGTGGGAAGAAGTGGGCCGCCGCTTTCTGTCCGGACGGGCTTGAATCCCTCCTGGGTTGGAGGTGACCCTTCTCTTGGGTATTATGTTCTTGCGGGTGCCGTTCATCTCCTCTATCGGTTGGACAAACGGGAGGGGAGACCCCTCGATTGGACCGCCCTGGGAGACCGTGTCCGGCATGTGACGCTGGACACGGAAAAAAAGAGGGCTCTTTTTCCCCTTTACCGGAAAGAGCGTTTGATGGCAGTATCACTCCCATCTTTCCATCGGCAAACCGATGTGGACCTGGGGAACTGCGACCATCCCAGACAGGCTCTGTTCGGGGCGGGGTCTCCGGAGACAGAAGTCCTGGTTCTCTGCAGGGATGGAATCTATTCGGGGAATCCGGCGCTCGAAGATTTCCATCGATTGTCCCGTTTCCGGAAAAGCTCAGGAATGATGGTACGGATCGGGAAGACGAGCTTGCTGGCCATTTCTTTTCCGAAAAGCCGGATGATTCGGCTCTGGTCGGAGAAGACCCATCATTTTATTCGGACCTTGCACCTCGACGGAAGGCCCGTTTTTTTGCAGGGGATTCCGGGAACGCTCGATTTTCTTCTGGTCCTGGACAATCCTCTTGACCGGGAGAGCCGTGTGAGCCGGATGCGATGGGTCCCGGATGACAACGGCGATCTCCTCCTGCCACCATCCGGGGCAGGAGAGCTCTCCGCTCCTTCTGTAAAATCTTTTAACCCTCCGGGAACTTCCGGCACAGGGAACAAAGGGAATACCCCTCTTCCCGCAAACATCCGGAACTGA
- the rpmB gene encoding 50S ribosomal protein L28: MADSCAVCGKTKVVGNQISHSHRVTKRIFKPNLQNVRALVNGQARRIRVCTRCIRSGSIKKAL, from the coding sequence GTGGCAGATTCATGTGCAGTATGTGGGAAAACGAAAGTCGTTGGCAACCAGATCAGCCATTCCCACCGGGTAACCAAAAGAATTTTCAAGCCCAACCTTCAGAATGTCCGTGCTCTGGTGAATGGCCAGGCAAGACGCATACGCGTTTGTACCCGATGCATCCGCTCCGGGAGCATCAAAAAAGCGCTCTGA
- a CDS encoding Ppx/GppA phosphatase family protein translates to MCVIDVGTNSVRMMVARSSGQRILEVLFTEGRITRLGEGLKQTGTISPGPLERTVRVLNDFLERGRAFAPERIRIVATSAVRQSSNRDAVVKEVLERTGVPMEVIDGETEARLTYLGALQDMEGLTPPYLVLDIGGGSTELIFGESRQDCLKAFSIEVGVVTLTEGFLRGNPPSRKEISEAEAFVRKSLQPVFSQLLPYVTSSITTVGTAGSVTTLLAMALGMKVYNPALIHRKGLSRGTVQDMFDELSGKTLEARLQIPGVEKGREDIIFAGALILLSVMHALSQAGLVVSDSGLREGVLLQTAGETLF, encoded by the coding sequence GTGTGTGTCATTGACGTAGGGACCAACTCCGTCCGGATGATGGTCGCCAGGAGCTCCGGTCAGAGAATTCTGGAGGTCCTTTTCACAGAGGGGCGCATTACGCGTCTGGGGGAAGGGTTAAAGCAAACCGGTACAATCAGCCCCGGTCCCCTGGAGAGAACCGTCCGTGTCCTGAATGATTTTCTGGAAAGAGGCAGAGCGTTTGCTCCGGAAAGGATTCGGATTGTGGCAACGAGCGCTGTCCGCCAATCTTCCAATCGCGATGCGGTTGTGAAGGAAGTCCTGGAAAGGACAGGTGTTCCGATGGAGGTGATCGACGGAGAAACGGAAGCCCGTCTGACCTATCTCGGAGCTCTTCAGGACATGGAGGGGTTGACTCCCCCGTATCTCGTCCTGGATATCGGTGGAGGATCGACGGAACTGATCTTTGGAGAGTCCCGCCAGGATTGTTTGAAGGCTTTTTCCATCGAAGTGGGGGTCGTGACTCTGACGGAAGGGTTCTTGCGAGGGAACCCGCCTTCCCGAAAGGAAATTTCAGAAGCGGAGGCCTTTGTCCGGAAATCCCTCCAACCGGTTTTTTCCCAACTTCTTCCCTATGTGACATCGAGCATCACGACCGTCGGAACGGCTGGCAGTGTCACGACGCTCCTTGCGATGGCGCTGGGCATGAAAGTTTACAATCCTGCCCTGATTCACCGGAAGGGACTGTCGAGGGGGACCGTGCAGGATATGTTCGATGAACTGTCGGGAAAGACTCTGGAGGCGAGACTTCAGATTCCCGGGGTTGAAAAAGGGAGGGAAGACATTATTTTCGCAGGAGCGCTCATCCTGCTCTCGGTCATGCACGCGCTTTCACAGGCAGGACTCGTCGTTTCCGATTCCGGGCTGCGGGAGGGTGTTCTTCTTCAGACCGCGGGAGAGACCCTCTTCTGA
- the mutS gene encoding DNA mismatch repair protein MutS, which yields MDDALQKEAAPIFPDTPLFRQYQSLLSEVENSLLLFRLGDFYELFGEQAETVSRVLGLTLTTRDRNRPNPLPMCGIPARSLDLYLPRLVYEGFSVAIAEQVAQQGDTEGLFPRQIVRVVTRATLIEDPSLSGGSMKNALAVAGEGGRWSGACLDLTDGTLSVFEPEDSPPSDLLPDPLVDWVSRKNPEEVLVEDSSLLSSFEHFQVASVKREQREGWRDFLPGSFRMPELAPQSLKALSMLVGYVAWHQKSILPHLTGVVLENDSGNLVLDRSTLRHLDLFPSGEEKKKPGSLYEVLDRARTAMGSRTLRRWLLSPDATGARIAVRHAVQSYFSGHPRFFDETVSQLKNVGDLERMLGRVGLKGRVPRDIAGIRDSLEWSMEIALRPEWQDFFPHFLSAALLSDLSGLRDLLKEALVEEPAVIIGEGPVISDAFDSELRRLRSLEQAGDQELLALENQEKEQTGIENLRVRYNQVSGYFIEISKGQVKKVPEHYFRKQILTNVERFTIPELISFEDRIQQARQAVLLREGELLDSLRSRILEQAENLQILSRFLGEIDALHAFHHVGKTFGYCLPEITTEGSLQIFGGRHPVLERRIPPASFVPNDVDVGQGEFLILTGPNMAGKSTYMRMIALIQIMAQAGSPVPADRARVPLADRILTRVGASDHILEGESTFMVEMTEMSRILNEASPRSIVLLDEVGRGTSTFDGMALAWSISEFIHDRIRCRTLFATHYHELHQLAAKRSRVRNLHVSVAVRDRKIIFHHRISPGHTSRSYGVDVARLAGIPEVVVERAFDILRFWDKQKLFRSIPEDEGWDPPEQDFRLPLFTWNHSSGEPSGPTDS from the coding sequence ATGGATGATGCTCTTCAGAAAGAAGCGGCGCCCATTTTTCCGGATACGCCCCTCTTTCGTCAATATCAAAGTCTCCTTTCTGAAGTAGAGAACTCTCTTCTCTTGTTCCGGCTGGGAGATTTTTACGAACTGTTTGGGGAGCAGGCGGAGACTGTCTCGCGCGTCCTCGGGTTGACGTTGACCACACGGGACAGAAACCGTCCGAATCCCTTGCCGATGTGCGGTATACCGGCGCGGTCCCTGGACCTCTATCTCCCTCGTCTGGTCTATGAAGGTTTTTCCGTTGCGATCGCCGAACAGGTCGCGCAGCAGGGGGACACGGAAGGACTCTTCCCCCGGCAGATTGTCCGAGTCGTGACCCGTGCGACACTGATTGAGGACCCGTCATTGTCGGGCGGAAGCATGAAAAACGCTCTTGCTGTCGCCGGGGAGGGGGGGCGATGGTCGGGGGCCTGTCTCGATCTGACCGACGGAACCCTGAGTGTGTTCGAACCGGAAGATTCTCCGCCATCAGACCTCCTTCCGGATCCGCTTGTGGATTGGGTCAGCCGAAAAAATCCGGAAGAAGTCCTGGTGGAGGATTCCTCTCTCCTCTCTTCGTTCGAACACTTTCAGGTGGCTTCTGTGAAGCGGGAACAGAGAGAAGGATGGCGGGACTTTCTTCCCGGTTCTTTCCGGATGCCGGAACTTGCCCCCCAGAGCCTGAAAGCCTTGTCCATGCTTGTGGGCTATGTGGCATGGCATCAGAAATCGATCCTTCCGCATCTCACCGGAGTCGTTCTGGAAAACGACTCCGGCAATCTTGTTTTGGATCGTTCGACCCTTCGCCATCTTGACCTGTTTCCCTCCGGAGAGGAAAAAAAGAAACCCGGAAGTCTGTATGAAGTTCTGGATCGCGCCCGAACCGCGATGGGATCTCGAACATTGCGCCGCTGGCTTCTTTCCCCCGACGCGACCGGTGCCAGGATTGCCGTCCGTCATGCCGTCCAGAGTTACTTCTCCGGTCATCCGCGCTTTTTTGATGAAACCGTCTCGCAGCTTAAGAATGTCGGAGACCTTGAACGAATGCTGGGCAGGGTGGGACTGAAAGGACGGGTTCCAAGAGATATTGCAGGGATCCGAGACAGTCTGGAATGGTCGATGGAAATTGCATTGCGGCCGGAATGGCAGGATTTTTTCCCCCACTTCCTCTCGGCAGCCCTTCTTTCAGATCTGTCCGGTCTTCGGGACCTTCTGAAGGAGGCCCTGGTCGAAGAACCGGCGGTCATTATTGGCGAAGGTCCGGTTATTTCCGATGCGTTTGACTCTGAACTGCGTCGTCTGAGAAGCCTGGAGCAGGCGGGAGACCAGGAACTTCTTGCTCTGGAAAATCAGGAAAAAGAGCAAACTGGAATCGAAAACCTGAGGGTTCGTTACAATCAGGTGTCGGGGTATTTTATCGAAATTTCAAAAGGGCAGGTGAAAAAGGTTCCTGAACATTATTTCCGGAAACAGATCCTGACCAATGTGGAACGCTTTACCATTCCCGAACTCATTTCTTTTGAGGACCGTATCCAGCAGGCCCGCCAGGCAGTTCTTCTCCGCGAAGGGGAACTTCTGGATTCCCTTCGAAGCCGGATTCTGGAACAGGCCGAAAACCTTCAAATCCTGTCCCGGTTTCTAGGAGAGATCGATGCGCTTCATGCATTCCATCATGTGGGCAAAACATTCGGGTATTGTTTACCGGAAATCACGACGGAGGGTTCCCTTCAGATTTTCGGAGGCCGCCATCCGGTTCTGGAAAGGCGGATCCCTCCCGCAAGTTTTGTCCCCAATGATGTTGATGTCGGGCAAGGGGAATTTCTTATTCTGACCGGTCCGAATATGGCCGGAAAGTCGACTTACATGCGGATGATTGCGCTGATTCAGATTATGGCGCAAGCCGGCTCTCCCGTCCCGGCGGATCGGGCAAGGGTTCCCCTGGCGGACCGTATCCTCACGCGCGTGGGGGCCAGCGATCATATTCTGGAAGGGGAATCCACCTTTATGGTGGAAATGACCGAGATGTCCCGTATTCTGAACGAAGCGTCTCCCAGAAGCATTGTTCTTCTCGACGAGGTCGGAAGAGGAACCTCCACTTTTGACGGGATGGCTCTGGCATGGTCGATCTCCGAATTCATTCATGACCGGATCCGTTGTCGCACCCTGTTTGCAACGCATTATCACGAACTTCATCAGTTGGCGGCAAAACGCTCCCGGGTGAGGAATCTGCATGTGTCTGTTGCTGTCCGGGATCGTAAAATCATCTTTCATCACCGGATCTCTCCGGGACATACAAGCCGGTCCTATGGGGTGGATGTGGCCCGACTGGCCGGTATTCCTGAAGTTGTGGTCGAGCGGGCTTTCGATATCCTGAGGTTCTGGGACAAACAGAAGCTGTTTCGCTCCATACCGGAAGATGAAGGCTGGGATCCTCCGGAACAGGATTTTCGTTTGCCTCTTTTTACCTGGAACCACTCTTCCGGGGAACCCTCCGGTCCGACAGATTCTTGA
- a CDS encoding enoyl-ACP reductase FabI produces MMRLLEGKRFLVTGVANRWSIAWSVATAIVREGGLVTFSYQGETQLTNIQKMLGELPSKETPLLIPLDVQSDSSVEEAVRQAESGGRRYDGLVHSIAFAKREELDGAFLDTSRDGFLLAQEVSAYSLVLLCRAFSGLLNDGASIVAMTYLGSERVVPHYNVMGAAKASLEASVRYLAFDLGQRSIRVNALSAGPVKTASGRAIKGFTDMQKAVSGQAPLKKSLTTEDVGDVTVCLLSDLFRAVSGELIHVDMGYHALGMVLPLEQG; encoded by the coding sequence ATGATGCGTCTATTGGAAGGGAAAAGATTTCTTGTGACGGGAGTGGCAAACCGATGGTCCATCGCCTGGTCAGTAGCAACGGCCATTGTTCGCGAAGGAGGTCTGGTGACCTTTTCCTACCAGGGGGAAACGCAACTCACCAACATCCAGAAGATGCTGGGGGAACTTCCGTCGAAGGAAACTCCCCTTCTGATCCCTCTGGATGTTCAGAGTGACTCTTCTGTCGAAGAGGCGGTAAGGCAGGCGGAATCGGGGGGAAGACGCTACGATGGACTGGTCCACAGCATCGCTTTTGCAAAAAGGGAAGAACTTGACGGAGCCTTTCTGGACACAAGCCGGGACGGATTCCTTCTGGCCCAGGAGGTGAGTGCCTATTCGCTGGTTCTTCTTTGCCGCGCTTTTTCCGGGCTTCTCAACGATGGAGCGTCGATCGTGGCCATGACCTATCTGGGGTCCGAAAGGGTCGTCCCCCACTATAACGTAATGGGGGCTGCAAAAGCGTCCCTGGAAGCTTCGGTGCGCTATCTTGCTTTCGACCTGGGCCAGCGCTCCATTCGTGTGAATGCTTTGTCCGCCGGTCCCGTCAAAACGGCATCCGGCAGGGCGATCAAAGGGTTTACCGATATGCAGAAGGCGGTTTCCGGGCAGGCGCCTCTCAAAAAATCGTTGACAACAGAGGATGTGGGGGATGTCACGGTTTGCCTGCTCTCCGATCTGTTTCGCGCGGTCTCGGGAGAGCTGATCCATGTTGACATGGGGTACCATGCATTGGGAATGGTTCTCCCCCTCGAGCAGGGTTAG